One window from the genome of Cydia fagiglandana chromosome 21, ilCydFagi1.1, whole genome shotgun sequence encodes:
- the LOC134675037 gene encoding cilia- and flagella-associated protein 58-like, with the protein MEDEEEEGFGAAITIASECTEAEKEFEKVLESMREAEGLKMYSDVYTKLYDSYYQLKDDKNKYLAEIEAYKTKMGRFDDTIADYMAEISEANQTIEKLRQDIDEARALADAMHVRELASVESLETIKKTVARLDKELTALKRQGDDDPGATSAAKEKEKFEKEKQRLLGELDGLKHRLNGANSYIEELERKLNKAEETIASMEEQLEDAGNNAVRTNRLVDHIKGEVESLKNLVEERGLAIKNLNDTLSKAEHTIERRDRQLKDMQEKLHAAQAEEEAALAKAAHFRLLLEHTNAEFAKAKDNLTNTTRDLKNMTSDNNKVRNEVSKLTKQAVQQTKRYQRLEQQKGDTELERNGLRQQVAVMEREILMGNKKAEADRRDIENLNREKEILNKTTQKIQNEALENLHALNLMDNRCKQLETEVDQSNTQVNKQRLIIRQMEKDKDRMLEEAIALNEKIDETTEEVRLRTADIMDLQKALREEQINSHKLSVALDTTRAERNVLHKNYTDALDEVQDLKQKLRMLAYQIEQLKEDVTSKETGLKTCEGALSKCHKKVETLRMEIQAGLTKLADARADIAALRQEEARLNRIIQEGDAARAKLTKELEGLMNERDVVGAQLVRRNDEISLLYEKIRILEVTLHRGERQYESRVEDIRLLRLEIIRLRKEKNLLSKGIENMTDLRLEVFNLERELGRERLRVRALEEALETPQNVHRWRKLQGTDPESVRLTQKLRVTQKKVLAQSEMLVLKDRELKETKNLYTAVKDMLALQPSPEIQQTLTVTQRALAQRTSKMKCLIAELNMREQQVSDQRLEIKRITDELLSFKQKYYEMKRALDADEARRLRVPTPPTHESAVLS; encoded by the exons ATGGAAGATGAGGAGGAGGAAGGATTCGGAGCGGCGATCACCATTGCCTCGGAATGTACGGAGGCGGAAAAAGAGTTCGAGAAA GTGTTGGAAAGCAtgcgggaggccgaaggcctcaAGATGTACTCGGACGTGTACACAAAGCTCTACGACTCGTACTACCAGCTGAAAGATGATAAGAACAAGTACTTGGCTGAAATCGAGGCCTACAAG ACGAAGATGGGCCGCTTCGACGACACAATCGCAGACTACATGGCAGAGATCAGCGAGGCTAACCAGACCATCGAGAAGCTGCGTCAGGATATCG ATGAGGCCCGAGCGTTGGCGGACGCGATGCATGTCCGTGAGCTCGCCAGCGTGGAGTCCCTGGAGACTATAAAGAAGACCGTCGCCAGGCTCGACAAGGAGCTCACCGCGCTCAAGCGACAGGGCGACGATGACCC TGGCGCAACATCAGCCGCTAAAGAAAAAGAGAAGTTCGAGAAAGAGAAACAGCGGCTACTGGGTGAACTAGACGGGCTCAAACACCGGCTGAACGGAGCCAACAGCTACATCGAGGAGTTGGAGCGAAAACTCAATAAGGCTGAGGAAACCATTGCTAGCATGGAGGAACAGCTTGAG GATGCCGGCAACAACGCAGTGCGCACGAACCGCCTCGTCGACCACATAAAGGGTGAAGTGGAGAGCCTCAAGAATCTAGTCGAGGAGCGCGGACTCGCGATAAAGAACCTCAATGACACG TTGTCCAAAGCGGAGCACACGATAGAGCGCCGCGACCGTCAGCTGAAAGACATGCAAGAAAAGCTACACGCGGCCCAGGCTGAGGAGGAAGCGGCGTTAGCCAAGGCCGCCCACTTCAGGTTGCTGCTCGAACACACCAATGCAGAGTTCGCTAAGGCGAAGGACAATCTCACCAATACTACCAGAGATCTGAAG AACATGACGAGCGACAACAACAAGGTGAGGAACGAGGTGTCCAAGCTGACGAAGCAGGCCGTTCAGCAGACGAAGAGGTACCAGCGGCTCGAGCAACAGAAAGGTGACACGGAGCTCGAACG AAACGGACTGAGGCAGCAAGTGGCGGTAATGGAGCGAGAAATCCTGATGGGGAACAAGAAAGCTGAGGCTGACAGGCGAGACATCGAGAACCTGAACCGAGAGAAGGAGATACTCAACAAGACCACGCAGAAGATTCAAA ACGAAGCCCTCGAGAACCTGCACGCCCTAAATCTGATGGACAACCGCTGCAAGCAGCTGGAGACGGAGGTGGATCAGAGCAACACGCAGGTGAACAAGCAGCGGCTCATCATCCGACAGATGGAGAAGGACAAGGATAG AATGCTGGAGGAGGCGATTGCATTGAACGAAAAAATTGATGAGACAACAG aGGAAGTTCGCCTCCGTACGGCCGATATTATGGATCTACAGAAGGCATTACGCGAGGAACAGATTAACTCGCACAAACTGAGCGTCGCACTAg ACACCACACGGGCAGAGAGGAACGTGCTGCATAAAAACTACACCGACGCGCTCGATGAGGTTCAAGATCTCAAGCAGAAACTGCGA ATGCTAGCATACCAAATCGAGCAGTTGAAAGAAGACGTCACCAGCAAGGAGACCGGTCTGAAGACATGCGAAGGCGCGCTTAGCAAATGCCACAAGAAGGTGGAGACACTCAGGATGGAGATACAGGCCGGCCTCACGAAGCTCGCGGACGCCAGGGCTGATATTGCGGCGTTGCGGCAGGAGGAAGCACGGCTGAATAGGATTATTCAG GAAGGCGACGCAGCCCGCGCCAAGCTGACCAAGGAGCTGGAGGGGCTGATGAACGAGCGAGACGTGGTCGGCGCCCAACTGGTCCGCAGGAACGACGAGATCTCCCTCCTGTACGAGAAGATACGCATCCTCGAGGTCACGCTGCACCGAG GAGAACGGCAATACGAGTCGCGGGTCGAGGACATAAGACTGCTGCGGCTGGAGATCATCCGGCTCAGGAAAGAGAAGAACCTACTGTCGAAGGGGATAGAAAACATGACCGACCTACGACTCGAG GTATTCAACCTCGAGCGTGAGCTGGGCCGAGAACGTCTGCGTGTCCGGGCGTTAGAGGAGGCTCTAGAAACGCCGCAGAACGTCCACCGCTGGAGGAAACTCCAGGGCACTGATCCTGAGAGCGTACGCCTCACGCAGAAGCTACGCGTCACACAGAA GAAAGTCCTGGCGCAGAGCGAGATGCTAGTACTGAAGGACAGGGAGCTGAAAGAGACGAAGAATCTATACACGGCGGTGAAAGACATGCTGGCGCTGCAGCCCAGCCCGGAGATACAG CAAACTCTGACGGTGACGCAACGCGCCCTGGCGCAGCGGACTTCGAAAATGAAGTGTTTGATAGCAG AGTTAAACATGCGCGAGCAGCAAGTCTCCGACCAACGCCTAGAGATCAAGCGCATCACAGACGAACTGTTGTCCTTCAAGCAGAAGTACTACGAGATGAAGCGAGCGCTCGACGCGGACGAAGCGAGGCGGCTGCGAGTCCCCACCCCGCCTACTCACGAGTCTGCCGTGCTTAGCTAA